One Setaria italica strain Yugu1 chromosome I, Setaria_italica_v2.0, whole genome shotgun sequence DNA window includes the following coding sequences:
- the LOC101772060 gene encoding uncharacterized protein LOC101772060, with protein sequence MAPRSRLLDLERHDVLFFYGAYHHGEQPASVATHHTLVFWPVFLVAALHLHLVAPFPHAAVDAAACAGLYVACCFLLDRAARRPSSAGPTAVASRSTAQCTTKEGYTIEQHSEVRGDQDQ encoded by the coding sequence ATGGCGCCTCGCAGCCGCCTCCTGGACCTGGAGAGGCACGACGTGCTCTTCTTCTACGGCGCCTACCACCACGGCGAGCAGCCAGCAAGCGTGGCCACCCACCACACGCTCGTCTTCTGGCCCGtcttcctcgtcgccgccctgcacctccacctcgtcgccccgttcccgcacgccgccgtcgacgccgccgcctgcgcgggGCTCTACGTCGCCTGCTGCTTCCTCCTCgaccgcgcggcgcggcggccttcCTCTGCCGGGCCGACGGCGGTGGCCTCTCGCTCCACTGCTCAGTGCACGACGAAGGAAGGCTATACGATCGAGCAACATTCAGAAGTTCGTGGTGATCAGGATCAGTGA
- the LOC101772866 gene encoding uncharacterized endoplasmic reticulum membrane protein YGL010W has translation MAKPRGGGGGGLLDLEGHYAFYGAYHSNPVNVGIHELFVWPIFLTALLLLHLTAPSAHAAGIGAAVYGAYYFLLDRRAGALAAFLCFLCWAASGALAARLGFSAGWKVVLVAQLFCWTMQFIGHGVFEKRAPALLDNLVQAFLMAPFFVLLEILHTFGGYEPYPGFHDKVSKLIEEARKEWEDNKSKKSS, from the exons ATGGCGAagcctcgcggcggcggcggcggcggcctcctggaCCTGGAGGGGCACTACGCCTTCTACGGCGCGTACCACAGCAACCCTGTCAACGTGGGCATCCACGAGCTCTTCGTCTGGCCCATCTTCCTCaccgcgctgctgctgctccacctCACCGCCCCGTccgcgcacgccgccggcaTCGGCGCCGCGGTCTACGGGGCATACTACTTCCTCCTCGACCGCCGCGCGGGCGCGCTCGCGGCCTTCCTCTGCTTCCTCTGCTGGGCCGCCAGCGGggccctcgccgcccgcctcgggTTCTCCGCTGGATGGAAG GTTGTATTGGTGGCTCAATTGTTCTGTTGGACTATGCAATTCATTGGTCATGGAGTTTTCGAG AAGCGAGCGCCTGCTCTCCTTGACAATCTTGTCCAGGCTTTCTTGATGGCTCCATTCTTTGTGCTGCTAGAG ATTCTTCACACATTCGGTGGGTACGAACCATATCCTGGCTTCCACGACAAGGTGAGCAAGTTGATCGAAGAGGCTCGGAAGGAATGGGAGGACAACAAATCAAAGAAATCATCATGA
- the LOC101772465 gene encoding uncharacterized protein LOC101772465, with the protein MAPRSRLLDLETQDVLFFYGDLVGVATHAIVFWPVLLAAALILRLIAPLLPHAAAACAGLYVAYRFLLHCAARSLSSSAGSPAAPSHTRPVVCA; encoded by the coding sequence ATGGCGCCTCGGAGCCGCCTCCTCGACCTGGAGACGCAGGACGTGCTCTTCTTCTACGGCGACCTCGTCGGCGTGGCCACCCACGCGATCGTCTTCTGGcccgtcctcctcgccgccgcccttaTCCTCCGCCTCATCGCGCCGTTATtaccgcacgccgccgccgcctgcgcgggGCTCTACGTCGCCTaccgcttcctcctccactGCGCCGCGCGGTCGCTGTCTTCCTCTGccgggtcgccggcggcgccgtctcACACCAGGCCAGTAGTCTGCGCATGA